The following nucleotide sequence is from Primulina tabacum isolate GXHZ01 chromosome 2, ASM2559414v2, whole genome shotgun sequence.
gtctaggggtaaaatggtcattttacaaagaaagtaagaaaaagtcaaaatcgagaaagtTTATGTCTAGTGGtcaaacagtcattttacactgaAAAATGGGTAGACGTCATGGTAGTGCCCGAATGCTGTAATATATGATAAAATGCTTATTttgaatgtttaaggaattttatgataaaatattaAAGCTAAAAGATATATTGCATGTTgggtttaaaaatagaaaaattatatttatatgcatgatttttataagtgatgacaatatgaaacgttggaggaggtgaagtaattgtgattgttatgatgatatgattggtgatatcgtgagggaaaaggccccagagggagcccatttacgggagaaggccccagagggagcccgactgaaacgtccactacttcttttttgacaccattttaaaataaaacataccaactatatttgaaaattcaaaggaaagagttcaaaacatcaaaatcgtcaaacgtttgccAACCCTAACTTAgcgatatttcaaaataaaactaaCTCTAACAACTTCTCAAAAACAactcaaaagcataataaaagtcgtaaaaacatttaacataaacttaaaatcataactgtggaaaaactagcgctggtccctcgggttatgtgcaccttcagaccagtaagatcaaccatcaagaactCCCTCTACAttaatatcatgctcacctgcatccatcacatctattgagtctaatgactcagcaaaccataatcttgatagcaagtaatacgtatacaatcacatacaacagtgaaaatatttttacttaaaataacatttcataaacatgcataaacttaaacaattttcatatcatcataaacatattaattttcatcatatacatatacgttctcctatttttgaatttagatcgttaattgtgagtTTCGAATCAGCTAAAGGTCTATGGATTCATCTACATAttaccatagtactgggcggcagAGACCATTACATCACTTCCttaacatttcatattttcatcactttataaaaattaaacatgcataaatcatttttcttttaaaccaagcatgcaacatatcttttagcttTAACATTTCTTTGTAAAATTCCACTAACAttataaataaacattttatcatatatttTAGCATTCGGGGTaatgccatgacgtttactattttcaggtgtaaaatgaccgttttacccctagacgtgagatttcttgattttgactttttcttcgtcaaacgttttaattccgaattaatttcaaacttgattattaaattctcaaattttaaacatagacatttTTTTACCTAATTTATCCTTGTGAACCACGAACcaccccgtggacccatggttcaagCCCTCTCCATTTAAACCAATTGTTCGAACCCTTAGGCAAAAAACCCTTGAGCCAACTCTCGGTTTCATCGAGCCAAGACAGATCCACCTTGAGACAAACCCTGACTAGACCTCCCACgaaccctactggaccctcTTCACTCGACCTAGCCCAGGCTGCAGCCCCTTGACAGAAACAAGAGCCGCACGGCCCTAGCATCAACCCTAAGACTCCTTGTAAATTAGCTAGGACTCCTaccctcgagccaccaccgagccctcACCTTCTGGACCATCACTGAACCCTCCTAAGATAGTGTTTAGCAATCCTACCCAAGCCCTGGCCAACCCGCTGCAGCAACCCCTCGGCCACGAGCCACCACTCATGGGGAAGAATCCTAGCTTGCATGGGCTTCTTCCCTTGCACCGCacacgagtcctagccatgctaggactctacctaGCTCCATGTCACGTCCAGCCCAAATCCTGGTCGAGCCGTGCGTCCCCAAGCCACCTAACCGAACCATAATGATCAAGCATACATATTCCGATCAAGCCTTATACCAGTTCATGTGCAGCCTTTATACCATGATCTAGGGATTCTGAAACACCCTTAAACTCGTCCCTTTTTGTGACCCTATGATGGCAGCCCATTCATGCAATAATTCTCTAAGTTTTGGATCATGAAATCATCAATTATCCATGTGTCaaggcataaaaacgaaaataataaaaaaaagaatcatgtttttcatgcaaacaataATCAAACACATATTAGGATGTGATAGGGgataaaataaagatttatgGTGTGCCTTCGcgtttattacgcacgaaatacgttgagatgcgaagaacgacgatGAACGGAGAACCCCTGCTGAAATCCTTCAAAACCGATGCTTCCCTCTTGATAAAATTgcgtgtgtgcatgtgtttgaGGGGTGCTAGGAGtcttgtgtgtgttgtgtgtgagTTGGGCATGAATATGAGGGTTTAGGGGTGGGGTTATGGGCTTTAAACAATGGTTAATTGGTAAGTGTACAAGCCTAGGCCCATTAGTATGGTacaataggcccattaagcccattagtttatttttaaaatattttgtttaggaaagtacgtgaaaatattagctgaGTTAttgaaaagttcatatttttgttgaaattcgaataccgttaaaaattatgtcacggcgtataaaatcacatcaatactccttattttcaaaaatatcataaatcatcaaccttattttaaataattaaaaacaattaattaataaaattattttccatttttcagccctcagtctctattcctcgatcgcatctcgtataaccttttaaaaatacagttttatgtaTTCGAGTAGAAAACTACTTTAAAACCATCCaaacataatcaatttaatcattaaaatcatttaattggcTATTTCCATTTTTCCTAGATCTGCATGCAGTTAGATTACGTTAtcttatttttggaccttacaccaACGATCATATTTCAATATGatgatgataggccaaggctcagttgacgggtgagagtgtcgttgatgtccctgTTGCCCAGTAAtttggttacatgtagatggatctatcgaccttatgatgaaacgaaagtcacaattaacgatcctaATTCAATGAAAGGAAAACGTATATGTTTATGacgaaaaggaaaatgtttatgataaaatgatatacgatatgaaatgatgaaaggaaaaatttttatgtttatgcatgttcataaaaagtaattttaattaaaattattgtcACGGTTGCAtgagattgtatatatattacttgttatcaagattatggtttgttgagtcaatagactcattaGATGTGATGGATGCACCTGAGCATGGTATTATTGATGATGGAGGTTTGGATGGTTGATCTTGCAaggctgaaggtgcacacaactcAAGGACCCGTGCtagattttccgcattatgattatgatttacgTTTAAATTTATGAtgaagatttttacgacttttacgATGCTTTTTGAGTGGCTTTTGGGAGGTTGTTAGAGTTAGTTGTATTTTGAAATATCGTTAAGTTAGATTGGtaacgtttgacgatttcatgtgttgaactatttcctttgaatttttgaatatagttggttgttttatttttaaagtggTGCAAAGTATTTAAAAGTATATGATTTATTtcctttgaaatttttttttaaagtggtGCAAAGGTTGTTttatttcctttgaattttttttagtactttttgagaaaacgagtagtgatcatttcagttggtatcagagcaatattCATTctaagggttgtgccaccatagTTCCAGAAAGCTCAGTCATCATGCCTCGaatttgtaagtttaaatgctttatatgattctaTGCTTAGTACCTGCATGATatcatgatttatatgtttaagaTGCATATTTAATGATCTTCATGTTTAATGCTTAAGgataaatgaaatatatatgctgcatgattagagaccttagatttaaatgatgttggttacgtttagaatttggaaaatgttcagatataatgcctcctagatgtGCACCTAATACTGATAATCAAGCCGAACATAATGAAGATCGTCAAGAGAATGCACCCCCGCCTCCTTATGGGGATGATGCTATTCGCGCACTAGAGGGCATGATACGTTTTTTCGAGCAGCAGTTTCAGCATGCTCATAGACCACAACATGACATTTATGATCAGTTTTGGATGCTCGGTCCGAGGGAGTTTTCTGGCACTACCGACCCTTTTGAtgctgagggttggattcgatctCTCGAGATTCACTTCCATTATTTGAATATGGGAGACGCTGACAGAGTTAGGTGTACCACTTACATCTTTAGAGATGATGCTTCCCTTTGGTGGGAAGGTGTGGAACATGGGATTGACTTCGCTACACTTACATGGGTTCACTTCAAGGAAACTTTCTATGAAAAGTACTTCACTACTGATGTTCGAGGGCGTttgaagagggagtttatgagtctccgccaggggGACACGACTGTGGCTAAATTTGTGAGAAAGTTTGAGAGggattgtcactttgtacccctatTTGCTAGGGATGCTACTGAGAAGACGAGACACTTTATGGATGGTATCCGACCTACTATCCGCcgtgatgtgatgatgatgTGACCGGTGGACTATGCTGCTGCCACTACTTATGCATTCTAAGCCGAGCAAGCATTGAAAGATATTGACTTTAAGGTGCAGCGCGAAAGGCAGTAACACCAGCAGAGCTCACAGCCGAATAAGAAGCCTATATATGGGACCTCCTAGATCTCAAGGGCAagaaaagccccaaggtcaagtaaAGAAGCCAGGACCACCAAAGCCACCACAACCTGGATCGCCAAAACATGTTGAAAGGCCCATATGCTAGGAGTGCAATCGCCCACATCTTTGAAAGTGAATGTGGGGGACTTACAAGTGCTTCGCATGAAAGGAGGAAGGGCATAAagctgctgattgcccgaagaagaGAGCACCAACTGTGGGGATAGTTTATATTATGCATGCTGGAGAAGCTTAGGAGGAGCCAGACACGACCCTAACCACTGGAAGGATATTCATTCAAGGTGTAGCTACCCACACATTGCTGGATTCGAGAGCTACACTCTCATTTATATCTGATACATTCACCAAGTGACTGAACATTATACCCGAGGATATGTGATTGtgcttcaaagtttctattccttccggtgatcaaatggtCACATCACGCATagtgaagaatctggagcttcgtttatatAAAGATGTGGTTTGGGAAAATCTTATCATACTTCCGATGCCTGAATTCgacattatacttggcatggattggctgacatcaaatggagcttcgatagattttcgg
It contains:
- the LOC142537664 gene encoding uncharacterized protein LOC142537664 — its product is MPPRCAPNTDNQAEHNEDRQENAPPPPYGDDAIRALEGMIRFFEQQFQHAHRPQHDIYDQFWMLGPREFSGTTDPFDAEGWIRSLEIHFHYLNMGDADRVRCTTYIFRDDASLWWEGVEHGIDFATLTWVHFKETFYEKYFTTDVRGRLKREFMSLRQGDTTVAKFVRKFERDCHFVPLFARDATEKTRHFMDGIRPTIRRDVMMM